GTCACGATAGCCGTCTTTTAAAAAGGTGATAGAAAAATAATCTTCTTGGTCAATGAACTTTAATGTGTGACGCTGTGGCCGAATAAAGGAAAATACCACATCTTTTCCCCAAAGTACACCAACACCGCCCCAGGAGGCTGTTAAAGTGCTGCAGGATTCCGGAGTGCCGGCAGAAACCAGCATCCAGTCCTTTGCGATTTTGTTAAAAGGCGAGAATTCAAATTTGTCCAAAGAAATTTCTTTCATAGCAGATAACCTCCAATCATCTGTAAACATACATTTTATTTGATTTATTATACCATATTGCGTAAACTTTGAAAACTCATTATTCCGATAAAATCACGTTTTTAGAGGGATTGCACATCCTTTGTCAGGTTATTTTTATACAAAACTGTGAAAACTGTGGAATATGAATATTTATGCAATAAATCCTTGATTTTATGAATAATAAGTGTATAATAAGAGCCACAAAGAAAAACAACGGAGGCTTTATCATGGATAAGAAAAATATTAAAAAAGTGGTTCTAGCTTATTCAGGAGGCTTAGATACCTCTATTATTATTCCCTGGCTGAAAGAAAATTATAACAACTGTGAGGTCGTTGCAGTTGCAGCAGATGTTGGACAGGGAATGGGCGAACTGAATGGCCTGGAGGAAAAAGCAAAGAAGACGGGTGCTTCCAAACTTTATATTGCCGACCTTAAAAAACAGTTTGTTGAGGATTATATCTGGCCGACACTTAAGGCAGATGCCGTGTATGAAAATAAATATCTTTTAGGAACCAGTTTTGCCCGTCCGCTGATTGCAAAGCGTTTGGTGGAAATTGCAGAGGCCGAGGGCGCCGACGCAATCTGTCATGGCTGTACCGGCAAGGGCAATGATCAGGTCCGTTTTGAACTTTCCATCAAAGCCTTTGCTCCTAATATGCCGATCATTGCTCCGTGGCGTGAATGGAACTTAAAATCCCGTGATGAAGAAATTACTTATGCAGAATCCCATAATATTCCGCTTAAGATTACACGGGAAACCAATTATTCGAAAGATAAAAATCTGTGGCATCTTTCTCATGAAGGACTCGACCTGGAAGACCCTGCAAATGAGCCGCAGTACAATAAACCCGGATTCTTGGAATTGGGGATTTCACCGGAAATGGCACCGGACAAAGCCACTTATGTGACGATCCATTTTGAAAAAGGCGTTCCCACTACACTGGATGGTCAAAAACTCTGTGCGGTCGATTTGCTCAGCAAGCTCAATGAACTGGGCGGCAAAAACGGAATCGGCATCGCCGATATCGTAGAGAATCGGCTGGTCGGTATGAAGAGCCGCGGCGTTTATGAAACTCCCGGTGGAACGATTCTTTATCATGCACATAACAAATTGGAAGAAATCTGCCTCGATAAAGATACTTATCATTATAAGCAGGGTATCGGTGATAAAATGGCGGAATTGGTCTATGACGGCAAATGGTTTACTCCTTTGCGGGAGGCAATCAGCGCATTCGTAGACAGTACGCAGGAGCATGTAACGGGCGATGTGAAGCTGAAGCTCTATAAGGGAAATGTGATTGACGCCGGCGTTAAGAGCCCCTACAGCCTTTATGATGAAGAAATCGCAACCTTCAGTGAAGACGAAGTATATGATCAGGCAGAAGCCAAAGGATTTATTGATCTGTTTGGATTGCCGATTAAGGTGCAGGCACTTAAA
This genomic window from Caproicibacterium sp. BJN0003 contains:
- a CDS encoding argininosuccinate synthase; translation: MDKKNIKKVVLAYSGGLDTSIIIPWLKENYNNCEVVAVAADVGQGMGELNGLEEKAKKTGASKLYIADLKKQFVEDYIWPTLKADAVYENKYLLGTSFARPLIAKRLVEIAEAEGADAICHGCTGKGNDQVRFELSIKAFAPNMPIIAPWREWNLKSRDEEITYAESHNIPLKITRETNYSKDKNLWHLSHEGLDLEDPANEPQYNKPGFLELGISPEMAPDKATYVTIHFEKGVPTTLDGQKLCAVDLLSKLNELGGKNGIGIADIVENRLVGMKSRGVYETPGGTILYHAHNKLEEICLDKDTYHYKQGIGDKMAELVYDGKWFTPLREAISAFVDSTQEHVTGDVKLKLYKGNVIDAGVKSPYSLYDEEIATFSEDEVYDQAEAKGFIDLFGLPIKVQALKNLNHQVISSKK